Genomic segment of Paenibacillus macerans:
GCGGTGAGCCCCTGGTATTTGCTGCCGCATCATCTTCGCGAAGTCACCCATGAGCAGAAGCATGAGGTGGAGCTCGAGCTTGCGGAAACCGGGCAGGGCTGGAGCCTGCGCCTCTGCTGCCGGCTGCCGGAGGTGCTGATGACGCAGGTTTCCTTCATCTTCGGCAGCGAAGGGGCATGGTTCGGAGAGGGGGTTGCGTCGGCGGGCGAAGGAACGTACTTTTGGAAGGACGGGCGTGTCCGGTACAGTTCGGGAAGCGATTGGATCGAACTTGAAGGCGGCGGCCATGAACACTCGGCAAAGGAACTCAACAACCTAAGTTATCCGCCCGATTGCCGGACCTTGCTGGTCAACCTGCTAACGCCGTATGACCGTACGTTTCAATTGCGGTTGTCCCCCGCCCAAGAATAAATGCTTAAACGTTCTATCGCCGAGAGTCGGGAGACTGGACTCTGGACTCTGGACTCTGGGTTCTAGATTCTAGATTCTAGATTCTAGAGTCTAGAGTCTAGAGTCTAGATCTGGACTCTGGGTTCGGCTTTGGCTGGATCAAATGCAAAAGTGCATTTGATTTACGGTATATTACTTTATTTAGAGCGGTTGAGATGCAAAAGCGCATTTGGTTTGGGGCTGTTCGATAAAAAAGGGGGGATGAACTGCACTTTTGCATTTGAACCCCCTATTTCGGTAAATTTCGACGAAAATCGCATGCCCTTTTGCATTTCATGGGATGTTTTGGAGGCAAATCACCGATGCTGGAGGCGAACCACCGATGCTGGAGGCGAACCACCGATAGCTGGAGGCGAAACGCCAACAGCCGCTTTCTTTAAGAGCCGGCGATAGGCCTGCCGGTAGCTGCCGTCTGCTCAAGGCTGTGCACATGTTCCGGCTTTTGTTCCCAGTCTTTTTGTTCCCAGTCCTTCCGCTCCCAATCCGGCTGCTCCAGCCGCAGCTTGAGCACAAACGTGCTTCCCGCGTCCGTACTGCCGTCCAGCAGCAGGTCGCCGCCTTGGGCGCGGGCGAGCAGCCGGCTGTAGGTCAAGCCGAGGCCCAGCCCGCGCACTTTCCGCTTCTTGGCTTGCCCGCGGTAGAACTGCTCGAAGATGTGCGGCTGTTCCTCCGCCGGGATGCCGCCGCCGTTGTCGCGGACGAGGATGTCCATGTATCTGTCGTGCGAAATCAGCCGGATACCGACGCGGAGCGGGCGTTCGTCCGCCGCGGCTTGCAGGGCGTTGTTCAGCAGATTCACCACGATTTGCTGAATCCGCAGGGCGTCCCCGAGGGCGACAAGCTCCTCCCCGCAGGGTTCGATCGCAACGGAGACCTGTTCCTCCTCATGGAGCAGCCCCCATTGATAGACGATTTCCTCCACGAGCAGCTTCACATTGAGCGGGCTGCTTTTCACTTCCAGGCTGCCGGAGGAAAGAGCGTTGTAGTTGAGCAGGTCGGCAACCATCCATTCCAGCCGTTCGGACTCCTTTAGGGCGATATCCAAAAATTCCTCGGCTTCCTCCCGGTTCACCACCCCTTCGCGCACCGCCAAAAGCAAACCTTTGATGGAGGTGACCGGGGTCTTTAGCTCATGGGTCACTCCGGCCAGCTGCAGCGCCCGCCACGCTTCCAACTGCTTGAGGCGAAAGGCCATGTCCTTAAAGGAGCCGATCATCTCCTGGATTTCGCGCTCCGGCGTGGCGATATCCAGGTTGACGTCGTATGAGCCGGCGGCGATCTGCCTGGCGCTTAGGGCGACGCGGCGAATCGGGCGCGACAGCTTGCGGGACAAAGCGTAAAGCGTGATCCAACCGCACAAAACGAGCGTAAGCAGCAGCAGAACGACCAAAACGATTTCGTTCGGGCTATAGGTCAGCGAGCGTTTGGATTGAAGCAAGGCGACCTGTCCCTTTTTTTCGCCGCCGCTCATGATCGGAGTCGTCACCGCCATAAACCGGCTGTCACGCGATTCGGCCAGATCGTCCGTCAGCTTGTGTTTCAAATCTTTATCGCTGATTTTTGGTTTGGAGAATACAAGGTTCCCTTGATCATCGGTAATAATCAGACAAAGCTCGTCCTTGTCCAGATTGAAATAAACAAACCGGCTTTTCAGCAAATGCTGAAAATCGGGCGGAATGACAATTTCCCCGTTTGGGGAGGTGACCCGTTCGGAAATTTCCTGACCGAGCAGTCCGGTCGTTTTCAGCCGGCTGTCCCTCGCCGTTTCCCGAATCCAATACACCGCAGCCACAGTGATAATGGCCAGGCCCAGGCACAAGATGACAAAATACCGCAGGGTCCAGTAAGACAGGATC
This window contains:
- a CDS encoding HAMP domain-containing sensor histidine kinase; amino-acid sequence: MGQRIKPAPKQTSILSYWTLRYFVILCLGLAIITVAAVYWIRETARDSRLKTTGLLGQEISERVTSPNGEIVIPPDFQHLLKSRFVYFNLDKDELCLIITDDQGNLVFSKPKISDKDLKHKLTDDLAESRDSRFMAVTTPIMSGGEKKGQVALLQSKRSLTYSPNEIVLVVLLLLTLVLCGWITLYALSRKLSRPIRRVALSARQIAAGSYDVNLDIATPEREIQEMIGSFKDMAFRLKQLEAWRALQLAGVTHELKTPVTSIKGLLLAVREGVVNREEAEEFLDIALKESERLEWMVADLLNYNALSSGSLEVKSSPLNVKLLVEEIVYQWGLLHEEEQVSVAIEPCGEELVALGDALRIQQIVVNLLNNALQAAADERPLRVGIRLISHDRYMDILVRDNGGGIPAEEQPHIFEQFYRGQAKKRKVRGLGLGLTYSRLLARAQGGDLLLDGSTDAGSTFVLKLRLEQPDWERKDWEQKDWEQKPEHVHSLEQTAATGRPIAGS